The genome window AATGGCTATAGCATAACTAAAGAGGAAAAGAAAGTTAAAGAATCAATAGGTTTAGTTACGGTGAGTGAAAGGTTATTCTATTATAGACTAACTGCCCTAGAGAACTTAGTATTCTTCGCCAGTTTACAAAACTTATCCCTATCTGACGCTAGGAGAAGGGCAAAGGAGGTATTGGAAATTGTAGGATTGTCGGAATGGGAAAACATACCATATATGAAGTTTAGTACCGGAATGCAGAGAAAATTGGCATTAGCCAGAGCGCTAATAACAGATCCACCAGTTTTGCTATTAGATGAACCCACCTTAGGTTTAGATCCACTCTCAGCTAGAATGTTTAGAGATTTAGTTAGAAGAATTGGTAGAGATAAAACTATTCTCCTTACCTCGCATTACATGAAAGATATTGAGGAGTTAGCGGAGAAGATAATACTATTAAAGAAAGGTAAAGTAATAGCTGAAGGAAACAAAGAGAATTTAAAGAATTATTTAGGCAAAGTAATAGAAGTAGAAGTAAACGAGTATCCATTATCATTAGGCAAATACGTAGTGGAAACTTCAACACACTACTACATTTTGAGGATTCCAGAGAAGGAACTTGAAGAATTAAAGGATTATAGGGTGATTAAAGAGGAGGAGCCGTCATTAGAAGATGTGTATATATATTTGATAGGAGACGTTGAGGATTCTGCAAGGCTTGAAGCAGTAAGGAGAGGAGAATGGGGAGGAAGATGGGGATAAGCGGAAAACTCTACTCCTTCTTGTATTTAAGAGGATTTAAGGTATGGGTATCGTATAGGACCCAAACAATATTAACAGTATTAGGTTGGGTTCTTCCAGTTTTCACATATTACTTCACCGGGACTGCATTAGGAAATAGACTAGTGAGTGAAGTAGGAGTAAGTAATTATACGGCATTTTTTACCATAGGATTAGCTTTCCAGGGATATGTATCTTCAGTTATTTCTACTATAAGTCAAAGGTTGCGTAATGAACAACTATACGGAACAATTGAATACTATGTTATCTCAAGGACCGGAACGTTTGGGTTTTTGTTATATTCTGCACTCTGGGGTCTTACTCTAAATACAATAAACGCTGTTATTATTTTAGCCATAGGGTTTGCGTTAAACATACATTATAACGTTAATGTACTCAGTGCAATAGTAATTATAGTGTTGTTGATATTATCAACCTTAGGTATAGGTATGATAGCTGGAGCTGTCACAATGATAACAAAACAAGGTAATCCTATTTCATTCTTCTTTAATACCTTTACAAACCTAATTGGAGGTACAGTATTTCCAGTCACAGTACTTCCATTATTTGTTAGGTATATAAGTTACGGAATTCCTTTAACGTGGGCACTAGAGGGACTAAGAGAAGCATTCTTAAATGGAACTCCTATAACGGGCGTTGCCCAGTTTATTATAATATTAACCATATTTGATATAGTTCTATTACCATTAGGTATATTTTCATATAATTACGCATTCAAAAAAGCTAGAGAAAAAGGTACTTTAGCAGAATACTAATAGACAAGTGACGATTTAACACTATGGCAATATCTTAAAAAGTATAAGAAGAAAGATTACTCGTGAGTTAAAATGTTATACCGAGAGAGTATAGATTTAGATGAGTTTTTGACCCTTGAGGCTCTGGGTGCATACTAATCATTCTATTTTTGTCGCTATTGGCTTCGCTATTAACGGTTTTACTAGCAATGACACGAAATCCGATAACCATTCTATCTTTCTCCACTCTAGTACTATATAATACAATTATTGAGCAACTAGTCCTTATCCTAGTTAATTCATTTTTGATTGTATTACCCAAATCATCTCTACTAGTTGGTAATATGACGAGGACATCTCTTACATCTTTAGGCAATATAAGGTTAAAGAACTTCGTATAATCAGATATTATCCTTAAGCTATAGCTCTTAAGGTTGAAAATCTCCCTGCTTCTAGCCACAGTCATAATGAAATCTTCAAGGTTTCCAGTGCCGGCAGAATTAGTCAACATAACTACTACCTTTTATTAAATATATTAGCATTAGACTTTTTAAAGTTTATATGTATTTGGCACTTTTTATGCTCTATATAAAAATTATAGCGTAATACACTATCTAATTCTTGGGAAAAAGAGTTTTTATATCTTTTCACAAACATCGTACGCTTCTCTGATCAAATCCTCTGCTAGGCTCTTATCTATTTTAGTCGAATATCTATAATTCTCATGAATTACATGAACTTCCATATCAGTATTTTTCTCACCCTCAAGATCAAATGTTAAATATTGAACTGTAGAAAACTCTCTACCTTGATCCCTTCCTCCTTCTGGGATTCCTTGAATTAGCTTGTTTCCCACTTTTAGAAATATTGAATTATATATACCTCTTAGATTATCATAGACCCAATCCAGGTCCTTAAAGTCATAGGAATGGATATAAAGAGAGGCTTTTATCTTACCATCGCATGGAAGTAATGTTGAGTAAATCCTTATCTCTTCAAGTATATCTTCTTTTTTCTCCTTTTTATCTAGATATACCATTTCTTGAATCTGTTGAAGCACTGTATCTCTATTTTCAAATAATAACGTCAACCTATCTCCTAACTCTATTCTTCTTTTGTTCTTTATCTCAATAATTCTCCTTATTCTATCCATTCTTACTTTTTCATATGTCTCCCAAGGTAGGATATCTTGTAAAGTTATTTTAACCATTTTTCATCGCCTCCTTTAACAATTGAATTGGATGTAAGGGTCTTCTTCCCGAAGACTTTTCTATTTGAAGCCCAGCTAAGGGGCATTCAGTTGAAAAAAGATCAGCTTTACTTTGTTTGAAAGCTTCCATCATTTTACTTCCTACTCTTTTAGCAGTATCATAATTTCTTAATCCCCATCCACCATCTATACCAGAACAACCGTTATTGGAAATGTCGACTTTCGCTCCCATAGACCTCAATAGCCTAACCCCAGGTAATCCTAACTGTAAGAACTTAAGGTGACATGGAGGATGATAATACACATTCTTCTCAATCTTACCCTTTAGTTCTATCTTGCCCTCATTCTTCAATTTTAAGAGATACTCCATTGCGTCATAAACCTTAGGTACTTCCTTGTCCAGAATCTTCTTATATTCCCTAATCATTAACGTACAAGTTGGTATGGGTGAAACTATGTCATAACCTTTCCTTACCAAATCCTCTATCATCTTAGTATTATACTCGGCGTTTTTCTTAAGCCTGTCAACATCCCCAGAATCCAGCATTGGAGCCCCACAGCAAACAAAATTAGGAACAATTACTTCTATACCCAATTCGTTATATACCTCTATTAAATCCTCTCCGATTTCTGGAAAGAAATTCTCTACTAAGCAAGTGGGGAATAGTGCAACCTTTGCTTTTGGATTATCAATAGGTTTCGGCTTAACTCTTTCCCTTAAGCCTTTCTCCGCAACGGGTAGTGTTGGAGCTTCTTTATGAATCCCTAATAACTCCTTGTTCTTCTCCATAATTACCTTGGCTAAGGGTCTAGCAAACTTCACACCATCTAACATTTCAAATATAAAGTCCCTTACAGTTAGTCCTCTCTTTTTCTTATAATATAGCCACGCCCATTCCATAAGACTAGGAAAGTCCATGTTAAACTCATGAGGAGGAACATAGGGACAATTAACGTAGCACATCTTACAGTGGAAACACTTAGATGCCACATCAAATAAGTCATCTAAGGTTAAGTTCTTGGGACCTTTTTTATCAGTATAAGTAAACATAAGAGGAAATGAGTCACAATAATTGAAACATAACCTACAACCGTGACAAACACTCGCTTGTCTTATAAATTCTGATAATAATTTATTTGAATCAAAAAAAATAGGATTACTTGGATTTAAAGTATACATTACTTGCCTCCCTTTAGCTGGTTAAGGACAGCTGTGAATTTCTCCGCATGACTCTTTTCTGCTCTTGCCAAGGTTTCAAACCACTCAGCAATTTCATTGAATCCTTCTTCTCTAGCTACCTTAGCATACCCTGGATACATTTGAGTCCATTCGTAAGTCTCTCCTGCTACCGCTGATTCTAACATTTGCTCTAATGTTCCAATAGGTTTGTCAGTAGCTGGATCACCAATTCCTCCTTGTCTTATGAAATCTAAGTGTCCAAACGCATGGGCAGTTTCACCTTCCGCTATGCTTCTCAATAACCCAGCAATTTCGGGATATCCCTCCTCGTCAGCTCTCTTAGCGAAATATAGATATCTTCTATTTGCCATTGCTTCTCCACAGAATGCCTGCCTTAGGTTCTCGGCAGTTTTAGTTCCTTTTAACTCTTTCATCTTCTCACGCTATACTACTTTATTACTGCTAGTTTTTAAAAGTTTCTATCATTATTACCTACAAGTATATTTTAAAAAAGAGTCATTCTAACCTATAGGAGAAAGTAGATTTAGAAAGTGCTAGAAATATTACTCCTATTATTAATAGGAGTGTTGGTATATAAATGCGGGGTTCTGGTGCCATAAAATTAAATATAGGGGTAAAAAGTGAATAATAGAATAGTAATATTGAAAGAACAACTAATACTGCTCCAGTTATTATGAAGGCTTTAGTATAGGTATAATATGTGAATAAATCTTGCCAATCAGCTTTCTCGTTATCTATAATTATAGCTAAACCCCTCATAAAGGTTAAAGACTTATCATTGCCGAACATTGCGAAACCATTTATCTTGTTAAAACCTAGTTCTTTTGCTTCTTCATTTCCCTTTTTCAAATTAAATTTTATTACATCAACTAATTTAGATGGATCCTCGATATTTGAACTTTCCTCAATTTTACCTTCTTCATTGATTTTTACATGTCCAATATATCCTTTCAATTTCTTTATATTAGCCATTTCTTATGACCTCACCTTTTAAGATAGCCTTTATTAATAAGTCCCAATTAGTTTTCTTGGCATTAGTTATTACTAAGTAATCATCTAAAAATACAACTCCCATGTCATCTAATATCATAGCAAACCCTCTAAATGGTTCAAGAAATTTTAACTCTCTAGCTTCGTTTGCTCCAATTTTCATATTCTCCATTAAAATCTCACTTAATTTATCAAGATCAATCAAGATATCCTCACCTTGTATTTTAGTGAGTTTACCTTCATGAAATCTAAATATTGCAATTACACCGGGTATTTTATCCATCATTTCCATTCACTCATTATATAAATATGGTATTTTACATAAATAAGCTTTACCTTCAAAATAATAACTTATTACACTAAATCTAAAAGATAGTTATTAATTATATTTCTAAAAAATAATTAATAAAAAAGTTATCATCTTTTACTCATGATTGCCTTTAAAATTTCCTCTGGAGTTGTTGGAGTTTTAGTGAATCTAGCACCAACAGCATCTTCTAAAGCCCTAATTATCACTGCCGGACCTACTATTAATGCAGCCTCGCCAACACCTTTACTACCAGTTGGATAATTGGATGGATGGTACTGATCAGCAAATATCGAGGTAAACTTAGGCGCTTCAACAGCTGTAGGAACATAATAGTCAGCATAAGTTACAATTAATTGGCCATTCTCGTTAAGTAATGCTTGTTCATATAACGCTTGCCCAACAGCTTGAACACCTCCACCATGAATTTGTGCTTCCGCTAATGCCGGATTTACAACCTTTCCAATATCGTCATATGCCCTATATTCTAAAACTCTGGCAATTCCAGTATCATCCACTTCCACTGTCGCAATATGGACTCCATATGGGAAAGTTACGTCGTTCTCATACATTATCTTCTCCACTAATCCGGGGTCATGACTTCTATAAGCTATGCTAGCAACGTCATCCCAACTCATCTTCTTACTTGGATCACTCTTTAACTTAAACTCTCCTTTCTCATACTGAACTTCTTGAACATCGACATTCCAAGTAGATGCGGCAATTCTCTTCATCTTATCCAAGATCTTTTCCGCAACTTTGATTGCAGCAGAGCCTCCTATTGTTACAGATCTTGAACCGTAAGTTCCCATGCTAGCTGCCACGGTATCAGTGTCTCCCCAAATAACCCTAACCCTGCTTATATCTATTTGTAACGCATCCGCTACTATTTGAGCTATGGCAGTTTCTGTCCCTTGACCATGTGGTGTTGTACCAGTTATTACTAATACATCTCCCCTCTCATCTACTCTAATTTCAGCGTATTCCCACGGACCAAAACTGCATATCTCCAGATAATACGCTAACCCTACTCCAACCCTATGACCTTTCTTTCTCTCCTCTTCAGCCCACTTCTTAAGTTCGTAATAACCTAGCCTCTTCACGCCTTCTCTTAATAATCCCACATAGTCTCCACTATCATACCTTAAACCAAATGGATTAGTATATGGTAATTCGGTAATTAGATTCTTTTCTCTGATACTTACGTCGTCTAATCCTAACTCATCAGCTACAGTACTCATTATCCTCTCAATAATATATGTTGCTTCTGGTCTACTAGCTCCTCTATACATAGTAATTGGGGGAGTATTAGTATAAACTGCAACGCTTTCAATATCCAGGTTACGTATCTTATAGGGACCGGGTATCATCATAGGTATTATTAATGGTTGGATACCAGCGGTTACTGTTATATAAGCTCCTAGATCTAGTAACAATTTACCCCTAATACCTAGGATAGTTCCATCTCTTTTAGCTGCAACCTCACCGGTGAAAATATTATGCCTAGCTTCACTTGCTAACATCTCTTCACTTCTGGTAGCTGTCCATCTCACTGGTCTTCCTAAAATAATTGATGATGCTACAACTGCCAGTTCTTCTGGCATTAGATGAACCTTAGCTCCAAAGGCACCTCCAACGTCTGGCATACTGACTCTTATCTTACTTTCAGGTATACCAAATATTCTAGAAAATTCCAAACGCATATAGTGAGGTACTTGCGTAGAATACCATACTGATAGCGTACCTCCTTCATATCTTGATACTATTCCCCTAGGTTCCATGGGATTAGGAATTAATCTTTCATTTATGGCTTCAACCCTAATTACCTTATCAGCTTCACTAAATGCCTTATCAACCTCTCCTGCCTTAAATGGAATCTTAAAGGATATATTAGTCTTTAACTCCTCATGGATTATAACTTGATCTTTCTCAGCATCTTCCATTTTAGTTACTGGTTTCAAAGGCTCATAATCCACTACTACCTTATCTATAGCATCTCTAACGCTATACTTATCTTGGCCAAGAACAATTGCTACCGGTTCGCCTACATATTTAACCTTATTATCTGGAAACGCCTTCCTCTCACTATATCTAAATGATCTTATATCTATATACGTTGGCCAAGGTCTAATTCCACCTTTTAATAAGGGGTTGATTTCCTTTGCAGTAAATACTGCAACTATACCATTGACCTTCAATGCATCGCTAACGTCAATTCTCTTAATGATCGCATGAGGATAAGTACTTCTAACAAAACCTGCATATAGGGCTGGTATCCTTATATCATCAACATATGTACTTTTGCCTGTTACGAATTTGTCATCATATAATCTTTTTACTGGTTTACCCACGTAACTCATGCTCTCAACCTCCTCGAGGCATCTAAAACTGCCTTAACTATGTTTTGATACCCAGTACACCTACATATGTTACCATGAAGTCCATCTCTAACCTCCTCCTCAGAAGGATTTGGATTTTCTTTTAGCAAGAAATACGTTTGCATTATCATTCCCGGCGTACAGAAACCACACTGAAGTGCAAAATTCTCCTTAAACGCCTCTTGAATTGGATGAAGCTTAGAATCTACTGAGAGACCCTCAATTGTAGTTATTTCTGCACCATCAGCTTGCACCGCAAACAACGTACAAGATTTTACTGATTTGCCATTCAATAAAACTGTACATGCGCCACAAGTAGTAGTATCGCAACCGATTTTTGTCCCCGTTAAACCTAATTCTTCTCTTAAAAAGTCAACTAATAGCATCCTTGGACTTACATATCTCTCATACAATACTCCGTTTACCTTAACTTTTATTTTAACTTTCTCTCCTTGATTAACTATTAACATTTAACCAGACACCTCCTTTAAGGCTTTTCTAGTTATAACCTTCACAACTTCCTTCCTATACCAAGAACTCCCCCTAGTATCAGAAGGGGGATTTATTTGACTCGAAACCTTATTTACAATTTCCTCTATTAAGTCATTATTTAACCTTTTACCTATTGCATTTTTCTCAACTTCTAGCGCTCTAAATGGCTTCTCCCCAACTCCACCATAGGCTAATCTAATATCTTCCACCTCATTTTGCCTTAATTTTATTGCTAATGCTAAGGATACAAGTGCAAGGTCTCCAGCTCTTCTCACAACTTTTCTATAAGTTGTTTGATATCCCTCCAAGTTAGGTAAAACAATCTCAGAGATAATTTCGCCTTTCCTTAAGTCTGTGGTGAATGCGCCTTTAAAGAAATCTAAAGCATTAACTGATCTATTGCCAGATGCTGAGGATAGAACAATTTCGGCATTTAACGCAGTAAGTACAGTGGGGATATCAGCTGATGGATCAGCGTTTGCAGCGCTACCACCAATAGTACCTAAGTTTCTAACTTGCATATCTCCTACTACTTTAACTGCTTGATGAAGCAATGGTACGTTTACCCTTACTAGATCGTTCTTTAGTATTTCATTATATCGAGTTAGAGCACCGATTTTAGTCGAGTTATAGGAACTTCTTACATAACTTAATGAAGTTATAGGATTTAGGTCAACTATATAATTGGGCGATATCACACGAAGTTTAAGCATAGGAATTAAACTTTGTCCTCCTGCAAGGGGCCTCGCATCATCGTGGGAATCTAGGAATTTCGTAGCCTCCTCAATACTACTAACCCTAACATATGTAAAATCTGGTGGATACACATGTTATATTATGCTATTAGCTATTTATTTTATCATGTAAAAAATATTTAGGTAGGAATATTGAGTAATAAAATGTTTCTTGTTTTTCTACGTCTGAGTCATAAGGAGAGTTCCAACATAAGAACTGATAATTAAACATTTTACATTAACATAGATAAAAAGGAGAAATATAATAAGTAAGAAATATTTCCATCCAGAAATGTTTCATTTTATTTTGAACTGCTTTAACACATTATTTCTATGAATATACTTCGTAATAGTTGGTGGGACTATAACACTACCGTTTCCTTTCCCTATAACCTTACCTATGATATGAGGTTCTTGTGACTTTCTCTTTAATTCATCGAAAATTTCATCAATAACTTTCTTATGAGCAAAAATAACTATGGCTCCATTTGTACCTGCAGTAGAATTCGGTATGATGAAATTCTCAGTGGCGAATTCATGTATATCCGGATCTATTACTGGAATATCAAACAACTCCACATCTACTTGTGCCTTTTCAGCAAATTCCTTTATTACAAATAATCCCGGACCAGTAACATCAGTAGTCATTGCGATATGAGAGTTTTCGTCAAATGAGCCTCCAAATGGTGGTAGATGATCATATATTATCTTCGCTACATCAGTATTAGGTTTCCTCATGTAAGTTAGGGCTTTTCTCTTAGCCTCTTCTACTCTCTGTATGGTAATCCCCCTAGCTTCCATATCTTCTATTAACTCAGGAACAGTTAACATCCACATAAAGACGTTTATTGGAGTTAATTCACCAACTGGTCTAGTCACTAAGATCTCCATATTCTCATTAACCCTATTGTAATATGTGGGCAATTCATGATCGGATTTACCTATTACAGTAGCTCCTATCATCAGCGTCTTAGAATTAGGTTGAATATCGCTTAGTAATTCAATTGAATATTGCCTAGAGTAATTTTCAGCATTTCTTAGTAATTGTTCCTTTAGGTCCTCCGTTGGAGCATCAACCACAGGGATCATTCTTAAATCTTGGAAAACACCTTTAGTGAAAAGGTCATTTAGAGAGTTGGAAATAGCAACATCAACCTGCATCTGAGATCCTGGATCATCCAACGGATCTACTATTTGAATAGTATCGTTATTTGCAACTGTGTACGATTTTTCCTTTTCACCATCTAGCCTAAATAGATCTAATACTGCTACTTCACCTTTGGGATTCGATGTAACTATTGAATGTCCTTTACCTATCGTAAGCTTTCTATTTGTCTTTATCGAAGTGTAAACATTCAGTAGGAACTCAGCGAATTTATCTGGACTACCCGCGGTCTCTTGATTCACTTGAATAAGACTAATAGCTCTATCAGCATCAAATTCTCCCCCGTTTATTATTCTCTTTATGTAAATTTTCTCTCTGCTTATGAAAATATCAGCGTCTTCTCTAGGTAATATTTCTATATTTCTTCTCATCAGTTCATCTCTTATCTTGTGTATAGCTGGATAGACTGTATCTATTAGATCTACTTTTACAGCGCAACCTGTAGCAAGGGATAGTGGATTCAATCCCATTTTTTTGTACTTATCTAAATTAACTCTAAATTTATCAATCAGCTTATCAATAGCCATCAGTTTAGCATATTCTCCTAAGAAAATAAAAAGTTAGCTATCATAATGTTTATGCATTTTTTGTAAATTTCATTTTAAATAAAAGTAGTTTTGCAAATCAAAAAATCCAATAAATTTAAATTCTCAATAAAAGGTTTAGATTATGATGCTAATAACTGAGAGAAGGTCTCCCTTTTATCCAAATATACAAGATGTACCACCATCAGTAATTAGAAAACTCACCAAGAACAAGGCAATTACACTAATTGATATTAGACAACCTTGGGAATACGAGGATCACCATATACCAGGGTCAATATTATTACCTTTGGATTACTTTGAAGAATTGTTTCCCCTAATATTAAATAATAAACACGTAGCAATTGTATGTGAGCACGCAAATAGGTCTACTTGGTTAGTTTATACTAAACCTTCCCTATTTAAAGAAGTAAAAGTTTACAATATGTTAGGTGGAATAGAATTATGGATGATGATGGGCTATGAAGTTGAAAAAGGGATGGATGAAAATGGCACACTATGGTATAAATTACTAACTAAAAATTTACGATAGAACTACTTTTTGCATATAGCGAAAGTCTTAAGAAATACGAATAAAAACATTAAATGATGGAAAGACTTCCGCCCTCAGCAAAGCTTGTATTAAAGGTTATATTGGAGAAGAAGGTAATTAGATTTAAAGAATTACAAGAGCAAACTAAATTACCCACACGTACATTAAGATATGCTCTAAGAGTACTTAGGGAAAAAGGCTTAATAAAAACATTACCTTGTTTAGATGATGCAAGAGAAAGAATGTATTCAGTATATGAGATAGACGAGTGCTATAAACTGTTTAACGATTAGAACTCTTCCATTTCTTCTGCGTACATTTCTTCTTCTAATTCTTCCTTAATGTTTTTCTTTATTTCCTCTAAATGTTCTAATACTTCCTTGAGATTTCCATATTTTGTAGGAATATACTTTAATCTACCGTATGACATCATATAAGAGCCTGGGCATAAGAACTTAGGGCCTACCACTATTGCATCGGCATTTAAATCTAAAATTACTGACATTGTAGCTTCCTTGCTGCCTACCCCAGGATTCTCATATTGTTCAACTTCCCTTTTCTCCTCATCAATGATTCCTATAATTTCCGCTTCATCGAGAGGTTTTAATTGTTGTGACCTATCATATGTTAAAACTATTCTCATACGCCTCTATTCCAAAGCATTTCTTAAATATTTTGTGATCAATAGATTTAGAAAAATTAGGAAAAAAATCTACTTAGTACTAAATTCCTTTCCAATAGCTCTAATTACAGTAAAGATAACTCCTAAACCTCTTTGAATTTCAGGGTCAGATAACAACCTAACGATACTTCCTAATGAAACTCGTGGTGGCGATTCTAAAGTCTTCTTTACCTCTTCGGAAGTGATAGCTCTCATTATCCTATACGGTACATTGCTAAGGGTTATCTCAAAGAAATCCATAGCCCTTGGGTAAACCTCTAAAAACTGAGATACATAAGTCGATAGATGAGTGATAGCTTCATCATTCAACATATCGCGTAATGTCTTTACTACATAGGCCATATCAAAGGCAACATCTAATGCTCCATTTCTATCCAATTCCTCTATTTTATTTAAAACGTTTTCTATAAGTCTCATTTTCTTCACAGTTGACTTTATGGACTTTAAAGTCTCATCGTCAATTTCTCTCATTATTTCTAATGAATTAGAAATATACCTTCCTAGATTCTGTATAGCATCATCGTTCAACATATCACGAAAACTCTTAACAACATAAGCAGAATTCATTAAAACGTCTAAGGTACCATCATTTTTCATATCTTCCAATCTCACTAAGAGATCATTAACAACACTAGATTTATCTAATAATGTCTTTACTGGCTCAGCCTTTTCAGTTATAAGCTTCATTATTTCTAATGAAGAAGAAACTGTAGAGGCTAGATTCTGTATAGCCTCATCGTTCAACATATCACGAAGCGTTCTTACTGTATATACCATGTTAATTAGTACATCAAAAGTCCCATCTTCTTTCAACATCTTCAATTTATTAATGAAGTCCACTAACACATCAGCGTTTTCCATAATCTCCATTGTATTTTCAAAGATTTTCGGCTTTGAGATAGCTTTGCCAAATTCTAAAAGCGAGGAAGCTATGTTACCTAGATTCTGTATAGCCTCATCGTTCAACAT of Sulfolobus sp. E5-1-F contains these proteins:
- a CDS encoding ABC transporter ATP-binding protein, whose product is MIKTIDISKTFKVKNKEIKAVDKVSFEIERNTTGALVGPNGAGKTTLIKMLSTLIIPSYGDALVNGYSITKEEKKVKESIGLVTVSERLFYYRLTALENLVFFASLQNLSLSDARRRAKEVLEIVGLSEWENIPYMKFSTGMQRKLALARALITDPPVLLLDEPTLGLDPLSARMFRDLVRRIGRDKTILLTSHYMKDIEELAEKIILLKKGKVIAEGNKENLKNYLGKVIEVEVNEYPLSLGKYVVETSTHYYILRIPEKELEELKDYRVIKEEEPSLEDVYIYLIGDVEDSARLEAVRRGEWGGRWG
- a CDS encoding ABC transporter permease, with translation MGISGKLYSFLYLRGFKVWVSYRTQTILTVLGWVLPVFTYYFTGTALGNRLVSEVGVSNYTAFFTIGLAFQGYVSSVISTISQRLRNEQLYGTIEYYVISRTGTFGFLLYSALWGLTLNTINAVIILAIGFALNIHYNVNVLSAIVIIVLLILSTLGIGMIAGAVTMITKQGNPISFFFNTFTNLIGGTVFPVTVLPLFVRYISYGIPLTWALEGLREAFLNGTPITGVAQFIIILTIFDIVLLPLGIFSYNYAFKKAREKGTLAEY
- a CDS encoding DUF4898 domain-containing protein, producing MLTNSAGTGNLEDFIMTVARSREIFNLKSYSLRIISDYTKFFNLILPKDVRDVLVILPTSRDDLGNTIKNELTRIRTSCSIIVLYSTRVEKDRMVIGFRVIASKTVNSEANSDKNRMISMHPEPQGSKTHLNLYSLGITF
- a CDS encoding DUF3501 family protein; the encoded protein is MVKITLQDILPWETYEKVRMDRIRRIIEIKNKRRIELGDRLTLLFENRDTVLQQIQEMVYLDKKEKKEDILEEIRIYSTLLPCDGKIKASLYIHSYDFKDLDWVYDNLRGIYNSIFLKVGNKLIQGIPEGGRDQGREFSTVQYLTFDLEGEKNTDMEVHVIHENYRYSTKIDKSLAEDLIREAYDVCEKI
- a CDS encoding heterodisulfide reductase-related iron-sulfur binding cluster, translated to MYTLNPSNPIFFDSNKLLSEFIRQASVCHGCRLCFNYCDSFPLMFTYTDKKGPKNLTLDDLFDVASKCFHCKMCYVNCPYVPPHEFNMDFPSLMEWAWLYYKKKRGLTVRDFIFEMLDGVKFARPLAKVIMEKNKELLGIHKEAPTLPVAEKGLRERVKPKPIDNPKAKVALFPTCLVENFFPEIGEDLIEVYNELGIEVIVPNFVCCGAPMLDSGDVDRLKKNAEYNTKMIEDLVRKGYDIVSPIPTCTLMIREYKKILDKEVPKVYDAMEYLLKLKNEGKIELKGKIEKNVYYHPPCHLKFLQLGLPGVRLLRSMGAKVDISNNGCSGIDGGWGLRNYDTAKRVGSKMMEAFKQSKADLFSTECPLAGLQIEKSSGRRPLHPIQLLKEAMKNG
- a CDS encoding rubrerythrin family protein; this translates as MKELKGTKTAENLRQAFCGEAMANRRYLYFAKRADEEGYPEIAGLLRSIAEGETAHAFGHLDFIRQGGIGDPATDKPIGTLEQMLESAVAGETYEWTQMYPGYAKVAREEGFNEIAEWFETLARAEKSHAEKFTAVLNQLKGGK
- a CDS encoding DUF2173 family protein, which produces MMDKIPGVIAIFRFHEGKLTKIQGEDILIDLDKLSEILMENMKIGANEARELKFLEPFRGFAMILDDMGVVFLDDYLVITNAKKTNWDLLIKAILKGEVIRNG
- the cutA gene encoding glyceraldehyde dehydrogenase subunit alpha, which gives rise to MSYVGKPVKRLYDDKFVTGKSTYVDDIRIPALYAGFVRSTYPHAIIKRIDVSDALKVNGIVAVFTAKEINPLLKGGIRPWPTYIDIRSFRYSERKAFPDNKVKYVGEPVAIVLGQDKYSVRDAIDKVVVDYEPLKPVTKMEDAEKDQVIIHEELKTNISFKIPFKAGEVDKAFSEADKVIRVEAINERLIPNPMEPRGIVSRYEGGTLSVWYSTQVPHYMRLEFSRIFGIPESKIRVSMPDVGGAFGAKVHLMPEELAVVASSIILGRPVRWTATRSEEMLASEARHNIFTGEVAAKRDGTILGIRGKLLLDLGAYITVTAGIQPLIIPMMIPGPYKIRNLDIESVAVYTNTPPITMYRGASRPEATYIIERIMSTVADELGLDDVSIREKNLITELPYTNPFGLRYDSGDYVGLLREGVKRLGYYELKKWAEEERKKGHRVGVGLAYYLEICSFGPWEYAEIRVDERGDVLVITGTTPHGQGTETAIAQIVADALQIDISRVRVIWGDTDTVAASMGTYGSRSVTIGGSAAIKVAEKILDKMKRIAASTWNVDVQEVQYEKGEFKLKSDPSKKMSWDDVASIAYRSHDPGLVEKIMYENDVTFPYGVHIATVEVDDTGIARVLEYRAYDDIGKVVNPALAEAQIHGGGVQAVGQALYEQALLNENGQLIVTYADYYVPTAVEAPKFTSIFADQYHPSNYPTGSKGVGEAALIVGPAVIIRALEDAVGARFTKTPTTPEEILKAIMSKR
- the cutC gene encoding glyceraldehyde dehydrogenase subunit gamma, whose protein sequence is MLIVNQGEKVKIKVKVNGVLYERYVSPRMLLVDFLREELGLTGTKIGCDTTTCGACTVLLNGKSVKSCTLFAVQADGAEITTIEGLSVDSKLHPIQEAFKENFALQCGFCTPGMIMQTYFLLKENPNPSEEEVRDGLHGNICRCTGYQNIVKAVLDASRRLRA